DNA sequence from the Rubrivirga sp. SAORIC476 genome:
GAGCCGCAGGAGCGCGGCGCGGTGCGGTCGGCTCCGGGAGAGGCGGAGAAGGGGCCACGAGCTCCGGTGCCTCGGCGGGCTCTGGAGTGTCGGCGAGCGGGGGCGCCTCGGGCTCCGGCGTGAGGGCCTCGCCAGGCGGGGCGATCGGAGGCGTGAGGATCTGCTCGGCGACCACGGGAGCGGGGGCGCCAGACGCCAGGACGCGGGCGAGGCCGAAGGCCAGGACGGCCACCGCAGCGAGGGCGAGGGCGACCAGCGGTAGCCGAAACCGATACCGTCGGGCGCTTGCCACTGGCGCTCGGTCGGGCGCTCGGCGGGCGGCGTGCAACGCGGCGTCAAGCACGGCCGGAGGGCACGCGACCTCCCGGAGGGGAGACAGGTCGAGGCCATTCGCGGCGTCGAGCGCGGCGTCGCAGTCGGTGCAGGTCA
Encoded proteins:
- a CDS encoding zf-HC2 domain-containing protein — encoded protein: MTTDCLRLDDYLDGRLTEPDAEAFETHTLTCTDCDAALDAANGLDLSPLREVACPPAVLDAALHAARRAPDRAPVASARRYRFRLPLVALALAAVAVLAFGLARVLASGAPAPVVAEQILTPPIAPPGEALTPEPEAPPLADTPEPAEAPELVAPSPPLPEPTAPRRAPAAPSPVPAVAPAPEPADAPQDAIAQRDAQPEEDLSPEAVEAAQRDIALAFSLVAEAQTRAGDAIRTRAGSVSETIDQTLPF